In Drosophila innubila isolate TH190305 chromosome 2R unlocalized genomic scaffold, UK_Dinn_1.0 1_C_2R, whole genome shotgun sequence, the following are encoded in one genomic region:
- the LOC117784342 gene encoding aquaporin AQPAn.G, giving the protein MGKFEYSLGLNEFKSKDQRFWQALIGEFIGNLILNFFACGACTQIEDGTFKALAFGLGVFMAITIVGHLSGGHVNPAVTVAMLVAGRISVIRALFYIVFQCLGAIAGTAAVKTLLDSDYHNGLGHTSLAINISELQGLGIEFFLGLVLVLTVFGACDPNKPDSRYTAPLAIGMSVTLGHLGTIRYTGASMNPARTVGTAFATDNWSAHWVYWAGPVLGGVAAALLYTQVLEAKELPKNNEASEKYRTHADERELRKLEGTRDYA; this is encoded by the exons ATGGGCAAATTCGAGTATTCCCTGGGCCTCAATGAGTTCAAGTCGAAGGATCAACGATTTTGGCAGGCATTGATTGGAGAATTTATTGGAAATCTCATATTGAACTTCTTTGCCTGTGGTGCCTGTACACAAATTGAGGATGGCACCTTCAAGGCACTGGCTTTTGGACTAGGTGTCTTCATGGCCATCACA atCGTTGGTCATTTAAGTGGCGGCCATGTTAATCCCGCTGTTACCGTGGCTATGTTGGTAGCAGGTCGGATTAGCGTGATCCGTGCTCTCTTCTATATAGTCTTCCAGTGTCTGGGTGCTATTGCGGGCACAGCTGCTGTCAAG ACACTGCTCGATTCGGACTACCACAATGGTCTTGGCCACACGAGCCTGGCTATCAATATCAGCGAGCTGCAGGGATTGGGCATTGAGTTCTTCCTGGGTCTGGTCCTGGTGCTGACCGTGTTTGGTGCCTGTGATCCCAACAAGCCGGATTCCCGTTACACAGCACCCTTGGCCATTGGCATGTCTGTGACCTTGGGACATTTGGGTACAATTCGTTATACAGGTGCTAGCATGAATCCGGCTCGCACAGTGGGCACCGCCTTTGCCACCGATAACTGGAGTGCCCATTGGGTATATTGGGCTGGACCAGTGCTGGGCGGTGTGGCGGCTGCTCTGCTCTACACTCAGGTGCTCGAGGCCAAGGAGTTGCCCAAGAACAACGAGGCGTCTGAGAAATATCGCACACATGCCGACGAACGTGAG CTACGCAAATTGGAAGGAACCCGCGACTATGCCTAA